In the genome of Deinococcota bacterium, the window CTGGGCACGGTGGACGGCCAGCAGGCCGAGACATTTCCCTACCTCGTCGACCGCCGCACCCTAGAGCGCGGCCAGGAACGCTACACCATCTTCTGCGCGCAGTGCCACGGCATCTTGGGCGACGGCAACGGCGTGGTGGTGCAGCGCGGCTTTCCGCAGCCCCAGACCTACCATAGCGACCGCCTGCGCCAGGCGCCGGTGGGCTACTTTTTCAACGTGATCAGCAACGGCTTCGGCCGCATGTACCCTTACGGCGACCGCGTGAATCCCGATGACCGCTGGGCGATCACCGCCTATATCCGCGCCCTGCAAGTCAGCCAGTCGGCGGACTTGGACG includes:
- a CDS encoding cytochrome c, with amino-acid sequence MPLLSLRPPSPRGLPALAALLALALLLSSCGRNMYDQPKKDTYEPSSFFEDGASARPLVEGTVARGFDLEDEHRFLGTVDGQQAETFPYLVDRRTLERGQERYTIFCAQCHGILGDGNGVVVQRGFPQPQTYHSDRLRQAPVGYFFNVISNGFGRMYPYGDRVNPDDRWAITAYIRALQVSQSADLDDLAPGDRERLENMR